From the Musa acuminata AAA Group cultivar baxijiao chromosome BXJ1-2, Cavendish_Baxijiao_AAA, whole genome shotgun sequence genome, one window contains:
- the LOC135612374 gene encoding putative glutaredoxin-C14, which produces MEKVMKLASQRAVVVFSLSSCCMCHTVKSLFHDLGVDAAVHELDEDPRGREMEKALAKLVGRSPPVPVVFIGGKLVGSTDRIMSLHLGGKLVPLLRDAGALWV; this is translated from the coding sequence ATGGAGAAGGTGATGAAGTTGGCATCTCAAAGAGCAGTGGTGGTCTTCAGTTTGAGCTCGTGCTGCATGTGCCACACCGTCAAGAGTCTCTTCCACGACCTCGGCGTCGACGCCGCCGTGCACGAGCTCGACGAGGATCCGAGGGGCAGAGAGATGGAGAAGGCTCTTGCCAAGCTTGTGGGGCGTAGTCCGCCGGTGCCGGTAGTGTTCATCGGCGGCAAACTGGTCGGATCTACGGACAGGATCATGTCACTGCACCTCGGTGGCAAATTGGTCCCTCTTCTTCGTGATGCAGGTGCTCTTTGGGTATAA